The genome window GTTCCAGCCCGATCACGCGGGCCGACACGCGCTTGCGTGTCCGACCATACCATTCCTTCGTCGCCACCCGGGGCGCGGATTTCGGTTGCTTCATTGGCCCCTCGGGTCACGCGACCGCAGAGCGTGCTACTGCACGGTTAACTCGGAATTGGAAATCCTTATCCCGTTCCGGGCCTTTTCCACAATGCGATGACGTCGATTGGCAGAAATTCGCTTAAAGCCCCGTGCAATTCGGCATCGCTTTCACCTGCATTATCCATTCAGGTGGAAAGGCGTTCAACCGCGAGGGCAAGATCGGCGCGGAAATCGCGGGTCGCCGCCGCCTTGGCCTCAGCGTTCGGAACGCGAAGCAGATATGACGGGTGCAGCGTTACTAGCACCTCCATCCCGTCTTCGGTCCTTTCGAAATGGCCGCGCCGCTTGAGAATACCCTGCCCGCTTCCCGTCAGGCTCGCGACCGCGGTCGCGCCCATGGCCAGGATGAGCTTCGGGCGCACAAGCGTCCGTTCGGCATCGAGCCACCATTTGCAGGCCTGCACCTCGCCCGTGTCGGGGCGCTGGTGGATGCGGCGCTTGCCCCGTGGGGCGAACTTGAAATGCTTGACCGCGTTCGTGACGAAGGCTTGACTGCGATCCAGCCCCACCTCGCCCGCGATCTCGTCGAAGAGCTGCCCTGCAGGCCCGACGAAGGGACGACCGGCGAGATCCTCGTGATCGCCGGGCTGTTCGCCCACGATCATCAGCGGCGCATCGGTCGGCCCCTCGCCCATCACGACCTGTGTAGCGTCGCGATAGAGTGGGCAGCGTGTGCATCCCTCGGCCTCACGACGCAGAGCTTCGAGATCTGTGGCGGCGGGTGTTTCCTCGGTCATCCTGAGCCTTTCGCTGATCCGCTCCGCCCGCATGGGCGCAAGGGAAGGTGTGGCAAGCTGCATTTCACGTGCCCGCGCCTCGGCTCCCGCGATCATCTCGGGAATTGCCGCGGCTTCGGGAAGGTTCTTCCAGTATTTCCTTGGCATTTCCGATTGCATCGCCTGGATCTTGAGGCGCGCGGGATTGAAGATGTTCCGGAAATACGTGGTCCAGAGACCTTCGGTCGCATCTTCGGGAAAATCCGGCTTTGGCTGACCGGGCGCGAGCGAAACCTCCCCGCCCGTGAAGATCAGTGTCCGGCCGGGCGTCGCGATCATCCAGTCCATGTCGCCGAAGCGCCGCGCGAAGAACCCCGCCATCGGCTCGACGATATGGTGCGCAGGCTCGAACCAGGCGGCGAAGCGACGGCGAGGACCCTCGGCATCGATCTCGCGAAAGCGGACGAAAGCCTTCATCTTGTGCTTGTCGCGGTGCACCGCCTTTTCCAAAATACGCAGCCGGGCAAGCGCTTCATCTCCGCGATCCTGCATCAGCCCCGGTTGCGCACGCAACCGCCAGAGAAAAGCATAGAGTCTGGCAAATCTCTCGCAATCACTATGCCAGCAGACGCTTTCGGCAAGTTGGACAAAGCTTTTCGGGACATTCGGCCCCTGTCCTGTTGCAATCGGGGATGGCGCATCGCCGAACAGATCCCCCGGCCCATCGCCGTAAAGCCAGATCACCCCGTCCGGAGGCACCTCCTGCCCCAGCAATCCCCGGGCCGCGGCTCGCCAGGCAGATGCGGTGCCGAGTTCAGGCAGGCGAATCGTCTCCATCAGAAGAGGCTGAGCTGTTCCGGAGGCGGCGCGAAACGAGCGCGCAGATCAACGCTGTCCGTCAGTGCGCCCGGACGCCAGCCGCCGGCCGTGATGAAGGCCCGGGCCTTTTTCAGACTGGCCCCCATCCGCGTCAGATCCTCATAGCGCAGTTCACGGTGGCGACGCGTCGTCAGGATCCGATTGACGGTCTTGACCCCGAAGCCGGGCACCCGCAGCAGCATCTCGCGCGGCGCGCGGTTGACGTCGAGCGGGAAGTGATGCCGGTTCGAAAGCGCCCAAGCGAGTTTCGGGTCGATCTCGAGGTCGAGATTGCCGTCGATCGCACCTGCCGTGATCTCGGAAAGATCGAAACCGTAAAACCGCAAAAGCCAGTCGGCTTGGTAGAGCCTGTGTTCACGCTCCAGCGGTGGACGGATCAGCGGAAGCTTCGCGGTCGCATCGGGAATGGGCGAGAAAGCCGAGTAATAGACCCGCTTGAGCTTGTAACTCGAATAAAGCCTCGTCGATTGGCCGAGGATGGTGGCGTCGCTTGCACCGTCGGCTCCCACGATCATCTGCGTGCTCTGGCCTGCAGGGGCGAAACGCGGCGGGCGCTTGCCCTTGTGCGATCGTTCTTGAGACGCCTCGCTTGTCAGACGCACATCCGCCATCGCCTTACGGATCGTCCCGGGATTCTTCTCGGGCGCGTAGGATTTCACGGAGGCATCCGTTGGAAGTTCGACATTGATCGACAGACGGTCGGCATGTCGCCCCGCCTCCTCGATCAGTTTCGGATCGGCATCCGGAATGGTCTTGAGATGAATGTAGCCGCGAAAATTATGAACGAGACGCAGGTCGCGGGCGATCCGCACCATATCCGCCATCGTGTCGTCGGGAGAACGGATGATCCCCGAACTCAGGAACAGACCTTCGATGTAGTTGCGGCGATAGAATTCTAAAGTAAGCTCCACGACCTCTTCCGGAGAAAACCGTGCGCGAGTGACGTTGGAACTTACCCGGTTGACGCAATATGCGCAGTCGTAGATGCAGAAATTCGTCATCAGGATCTTGAGAAGACTGATGCATCGCCCGTCAGGCGCGTAGGCATGACAGATCCCCGACCCCTCGGTTGAACCTACGCCACTGCCGTCGCGCGAACTGCGCTTCGACGTGCCGGAAGATGCGCAGCTGGCATCGTATTTCGCCGCATCCGACAGGATTGCGAGCTTCTGCTGAAGATCCATCTTGGCCATAAGTCTAGGATACGACCCCGCCCCGCCGTGAACAAGGGGAGAACATGCGACCTTTTGGCCAAGTGGCGATCGCCGTCAGGCGTTGAAGAGGAAATGCATGACGTCGCCGTCCTTCACGACATAGCTCTTGCCCTCGACGCGCATCTTGCCGGCTTCCTTGGCTCCGGCTTCGCCGCCAAGCGCGACGTAGTCGTCATAGGCGGTCGTCTCGGCACGGATGAAGCCGCGCTCGAAATCGCCATGGATCACGCCCGCGGCCTTGGGTGCGGTCGTGTCGCGCAGGATCGTCCATGCGCGCGCTTCCTTGGGGCCGACCGTGAAATAGGTCTGCAGACCAAGGAGGTCGTATCCAGCCTGGATCAGCCGGTCGAGACCCGGCCTGTCGAGACCGAGTTCGGTCAAAAATTCGGCCGCCTCGTCCGCATCGAGCTGGGCGATCTCCTCTTCGATCTGGGCAGAGATCACGATCGTTCCCGCGCCCTGCGCCTGGGCCATCTCGGCAACCGCTTCGGAATGGGCATTGCCGGTCGCCGCCTCGTCCTCGGCGACGTTGCAGACGAAGAGGATCGGCTTCGAGGTCAGAAGCTGAAGCATGGTCCATGCCTTGCGGTCGTCCTCGGACACTTCGACGAGCCGGGCGGGACGCCCCTCCTCGAGGATGGCCTGCGCATCTTTCAAAAGTCGTTCTTGCTGTACCGCGTCCTTGTCGCCGCCCCGCACCTTGCGGACCAGTCCCGCCAGACGCTTTTCGATGCTTTCGAGATCGGCAAGCATCAACTCGGTCTCGATCGTTTCGGCATCGGCAACCGGATCGACCCGACCGTCGACATGCGTAAC of Palleronia sp. LCG004 contains these proteins:
- a CDS encoding UdgX family uracil-DNA binding protein (This protein belongs to the uracil DNA glycosylase superfamily, members of which act in excision repair of DNA. However, it belongs more specifically to UdgX branch, whose founding member was found to bind uracil in DNA (where it does not belong), without cleaving it, appears to promote DNA repair by a pathway involving RecA, rather than base excision.), whose protein sequence is METIRLPELGTASAWRAAARGLLGQEVPPDGVIWLYGDGPGDLFGDAPSPIATGQGPNVPKSFVQLAESVCWHSDCERFARLYAFLWRLRAQPGLMQDRGDEALARLRILEKAVHRDKHKMKAFVRFREIDAEGPRRRFAAWFEPAHHIVEPMAGFFARRFGDMDWMIATPGRTLIFTGGEVSLAPGQPKPDFPEDATEGLWTTYFRNIFNPARLKIQAMQSEMPRKYWKNLPEAAAIPEMIAGAEARAREMQLATPSLAPMRAERISERLRMTEETPAATDLEALRREAEGCTRCPLYRDATQVVMGEGPTDAPLMIVGEQPGDHEDLAGRPFVGPAGQLFDEIAGEVGLDRSQAFVTNAVKHFKFAPRGKRRIHQRPDTGEVQACKWWLDAERTLVRPKLILAMGATAVASLTGSGQGILKRRGHFERTEDGMEVLVTLHPSYLLRVPNAEAKAAATRDFRADLALAVERLST
- a CDS encoding putative DNA modification/repair radical SAM protein, translating into MAKMDLQQKLAILSDAAKYDASCASSGTSKRSSRDGSGVGSTEGSGICHAYAPDGRCISLLKILMTNFCIYDCAYCVNRVSSNVTRARFSPEEVVELTLEFYRRNYIEGLFLSSGIIRSPDDTMADMVRIARDLRLVHNFRGYIHLKTIPDADPKLIEEAGRHADRLSINVELPTDASVKSYAPEKNPGTIRKAMADVRLTSEASQERSHKGKRPPRFAPAGQSTQMIVGADGASDATILGQSTRLYSSYKLKRVYYSAFSPIPDATAKLPLIRPPLEREHRLYQADWLLRFYGFDLSEITAGAIDGNLDLEIDPKLAWALSNRHHFPLDVNRAPREMLLRVPGFGVKTVNRILTTRRHRELRYEDLTRMGASLKKARAFITAGGWRPGALTDSVDLRARFAPPPEQLSLF
- the ychF gene encoding redox-regulated ATPase YchF, whose product is MGFKMGIVGMPNVGKSTLFNALTKTAAAQAANFPFCTIEPNVGEVAVPDSRLEKLAEIAKSKQIVPTRMTFVDIAGLVKGASKGEGLGNQFLANIRECDAIAHVLRCFEDDDVTHVDGRVDPVADAETIETELMLADLESIEKRLAGLVRKVRGGDKDAVQQERLLKDAQAILEEGRPARLVEVSEDDRKAWTMLQLLTSKPILFVCNVAEDEAATGNAHSEAVAEMAQAQGAGTIVISAQIEEEIAQLDADEAAEFLTELGLDRPGLDRLIQAGYDLLGLQTYFTVGPKEARAWTILRDTTAPKAAGVIHGDFERGFIRAETTAYDDYVALGGEAGAKEAGKMRVEGKSYVVKDGDVMHFLFNA